The proteins below are encoded in one region of Aeromonas veronii:
- the rnhA gene encoding ribonuclease HI encodes MLKQIDLFTDGSCLGNPGPGGYGAVMVYGKHRKELAGGYRLTTNNRMELMAAIMGLRALNEPCQVRLTTDSQYVRQGITQWIIGWKKKGWMTANRQPVKNVDLWQALDAEVARHQIEWLWVKGHSGHPENERCDELARDAASGKQLAEDTGYQP; translated from the coding sequence ATGTTAAAACAGATTGATTTATTTACGGATGGTTCCTGCCTCGGCAACCCGGGCCCCGGCGGTTATGGCGCCGTCATGGTCTATGGCAAGCATCGCAAGGAGCTGGCGGGGGGTTACCGCCTCACCACCAACAACCGGATGGAGCTGATGGCGGCCATCATGGGGCTACGTGCCCTCAATGAGCCCTGCCAGGTCAGACTCACCACCGACAGCCAGTATGTGCGCCAGGGGATCACCCAATGGATCATCGGCTGGAAGAAGAAAGGCTGGATGACGGCCAACCGTCAACCGGTCAAGAATGTCGATCTCTGGCAGGCGCTGGATGCGGAAGTGGCACGCCACCAGATCGAATGGCTCTGGGTCAAGGGTCACTCCGGCCACCCGGAGAACGAACGCTGCGACGAACTGGCCCGGGATGCGGCGAGCGGCAAGCAGCTGGCCGAAGACACCGGCTATCAGCCCTGA
- a CDS encoding endonuclease/exonuclease/phosphatase family protein, producing the protein MKNSYRILGTSLLTLGLVGCFEVPDQDHLVTAAGIVPGMSCNKPPLVALASTALPREFGITVWNLYKGQRKNWQEGLDEYAKSQDLVLLQESATRPEMLDWLKRGDFQWQQLQAFTQGGVSFGVMTVAKTPQAFVCGVRSPEPLLRIPKSGLVSLYPLQGDPDGVLVVNLHAVNFELGMATFREQINDLTALVHRHQGPVILAGDFNTWSDKREYWLNKLVGELGLQEAIPVPDLRRTAFGRPLDHLYYRNLDLVEVSSPATDASDHNPIMARFAAQAITP; encoded by the coding sequence ATGAAAAATAGTTATCGCATTCTGGGGACCTCCCTGCTGACGCTGGGGCTGGTCGGCTGTTTCGAGGTGCCGGATCAGGATCATCTGGTGACGGCGGCGGGCATAGTGCCCGGCATGAGCTGTAACAAACCACCGCTGGTGGCACTGGCATCCACTGCTTTACCTCGAGAATTTGGCATTACCGTCTGGAATCTCTACAAAGGGCAGCGTAAAAACTGGCAGGAAGGGCTGGATGAGTATGCCAAATCCCAGGATCTGGTGCTACTGCAAGAGTCCGCCACCCGGCCCGAGATGCTGGACTGGCTGAAGCGCGGGGACTTCCAGTGGCAACAGCTGCAGGCCTTCACCCAGGGCGGTGTCTCCTTCGGGGTGATGACGGTGGCCAAGACGCCCCAGGCCTTCGTCTGCGGCGTGCGCTCCCCCGAGCCCCTGCTGCGCATCCCCAAGTCCGGTCTGGTGAGCCTCTATCCCCTGCAGGGGGATCCGGATGGCGTACTGGTGGTGAACCTGCATGCGGTCAACTTCGAACTCGGCATGGCGACCTTCCGCGAGCAGATCAACGACCTGACCGCGCTGGTCCATCGCCACCAGGGGCCGGTGATCCTGGCCGGGGATTTCAACACCTGGAGCGACAAGCGGGAATACTGGCTGAACAAGCTGGTGGGCGAACTCGGTCTGCAGGAGGCCATCCCGGTGCCGGACTTGCGCCGTACCGCCTTCGGCCGCCCGCTGGATCACCTCTACTACCGCAATCTGGATCTGGTGGAGGTGAGCTCGCCGGCTACCGATGCCTCGGATCACAATCCCATCATGGCGCGCTTCGCGGCCCAGGCCATTACGCCTTAA
- a CDS encoding TIGR03503 family protein: protein MSRFWGSLLLLASCGVMANEVFAPSDVPLLDNRFRIDYGVKEITFIIKRQPGTPSVILVRPDGSKLYAGKVTPPDVGWLALPQQDLITVRDPMPGPWQAIGAVDPDNRVRLLTDIRLESKPLPARLYQGERIKLESRLLIDGAAPDASYYLTDLGMTVRLQQFGDDSQSGEPVLEETLGHYLDDGKGLDERPGDGILTAEAVVEVPAGKYRALYSTGNQVFTRAQSQQVLLYPMPVSYTLTTPSGEAGASIALHIDGEELDPASVVIQGKAASSTGERQVFNAVASGPDVRIDLSGLKAVGQYKVETTLFGTTRLGREIQLQLPVKSFNILPVLAPTPSAAPAPKPVKFEERESRAWLPWALGGGAVLLLLLGGAGFLLLQKRRTLHKAMAAQKAQSDNAAPPVPKLDLNLPQQ, encoded by the coding sequence ATGAGCAGATTCTGGGGCAGCCTGCTGTTGCTGGCTTCGTGTGGGGTAATGGCCAACGAGGTGTTTGCCCCTTCCGATGTCCCCTTGCTCGACAACCGGTTTCGCATCGATTACGGGGTGAAGGAGATTACCTTCATCATCAAACGCCAGCCGGGTACCCCCTCGGTGATCCTGGTGCGGCCCGATGGCAGCAAGCTCTACGCGGGCAAGGTGACCCCTCCCGATGTGGGCTGGCTGGCACTGCCACAGCAGGATCTCATCACCGTGCGTGATCCCATGCCAGGCCCCTGGCAGGCTATCGGCGCGGTGGATCCGGACAACCGGGTACGCCTGTTGACCGATATCCGGCTCGAGAGCAAGCCGCTGCCGGCCCGTCTCTATCAGGGGGAGCGTATCAAGCTCGAATCCCGCCTGCTGATCGATGGCGCGGCTCCCGATGCCAGCTACTACCTCACGGATCTCGGCATGACGGTGCGACTGCAGCAATTTGGCGATGACAGCCAGAGCGGAGAGCCCGTGCTGGAGGAGACGCTCGGACACTATCTCGATGACGGCAAGGGGCTCGATGAGCGACCAGGGGACGGCATTCTGACCGCCGAGGCGGTGGTGGAGGTGCCGGCGGGCAAGTACCGCGCGCTCTACAGCACGGGCAATCAGGTGTTCACCCGCGCCCAGTCACAGCAGGTTCTGCTTTATCCCATGCCGGTGAGCTATACCCTGACGACGCCCTCGGGTGAGGCGGGGGCCAGTATCGCCCTGCACATCGACGGGGAGGAGCTGGATCCGGCGTCCGTGGTCATTCAGGGCAAGGCGGCGAGCTCGACCGGGGAGCGTCAGGTATTCAATGCCGTGGCGAGCGGCCCTGACGTGCGCATCGATCTGTCCGGGCTCAAGGCGGTGGGGCAATACAAGGTGGAGACCACTCTGTTTGGTACGACCCGCCTCGGGCGCGAGATCCAGCTGCAGTTGCCGGTCAAGTCGTTCAACATCTTGCCGGTGCTGGCCCCCACGCCTTCTGCCGCGCCGGCGCCCAAGCCGGTCAAGTTCGAGGAGCGAGAGAGCCGAGCCTGGCTGCCCTGGGCCCTGGGTGGCGGTGCCGTGCTCCTGCTTCTGCTGGGAGGCGCCGGTTTCCTGCTGCTGCAAAAACGTCGCACTCTGCACAAGGCGATGGCCGCGCAGAAGGCGCAAAGCGACAATGCCGCCCCCCCTGTGCCCAAGCTGGATCTGAACCTGCCGCAGCAGTAA
- a CDS encoding HD domain-containing phosphohydrolase: protein MDDQILIIDDDDLEQPSPSLPGWKVMIVDDEPEVHRITKITLSKFEFDGKPIDFLHAYSAAEAKALLANTPDLALLLLDVVMEADHAGLEVVKFVRGELQNKMVRIVLRTGQPGQAPEDDVVANYDINDYKDKTELTSQKLRTLLRASLRSYRDIRALESNRQGLEKVIEASKGIFEQRALRQFVEGAQTQLSALLNLEESQIYDVKHLAYEVRDQVLEPLLSDGPALRLSEAPAILRCAMTKGANVYDGNQLVLYCQNARHHLLFHIETSRPLNQMDTGLLSLFTENIIVALENIRLNEVIGDNQREIIYRIGELVETRSKESGMHVKRVALYTELFCQLLGMQEERCELIKRASPLHDIGKVGIPDAILHKPGKLTPEEWEIMKTHAQLGQDMLSGSDLALFQIGATIAGSHHEKWNGSGYPRGLGGEAIPLEGRIVALADVFDALGSDRCYKKAWPQDQVLALIEAERGQHFDPQLVDLMLANLDKFLDIRDQYKDTYLGEH from the coding sequence ATGGATGATCAAATCCTGATTATTGATGACGACGATCTGGAGCAGCCCAGCCCCTCCCTTCCCGGCTGGAAGGTGATGATCGTGGACGATGAGCCCGAAGTGCATCGCATCACCAAGATCACCCTGAGCAAGTTCGAATTCGACGGCAAACCCATCGACTTCTTGCATGCCTATTCGGCCGCCGAGGCCAAAGCCCTGCTCGCCAATACCCCGGATCTCGCCCTCCTGCTGCTGGACGTGGTCATGGAGGCCGACCATGCCGGTCTGGAGGTGGTGAAGTTCGTGCGGGGAGAGCTGCAAAACAAGATGGTGCGCATCGTGCTGCGTACCGGTCAGCCCGGGCAGGCGCCGGAAGATGATGTCGTCGCCAACTACGATATCAACGATTACAAGGACAAGACCGAGCTCACCTCCCAGAAACTGCGCACCCTGCTGCGGGCCAGCCTGCGCTCCTATCGGGACATCCGCGCGCTGGAGAGCAACCGCCAGGGACTGGAGAAGGTGATCGAAGCCTCCAAGGGGATCTTCGAGCAGCGAGCTCTGCGCCAGTTTGTCGAAGGCGCCCAGACCCAGCTCAGCGCCCTGCTCAATCTGGAAGAGTCCCAGATCTACGACGTGAAGCATCTGGCCTACGAGGTGCGGGATCAGGTGCTCGAACCCCTGCTCAGCGACGGCCCCGCCCTGCGTCTTAGCGAAGCGCCGGCCATACTGCGCTGCGCCATGACCAAGGGGGCCAACGTCTACGACGGCAACCAGCTGGTGCTCTACTGCCAGAATGCCCGCCACCACCTCTTGTTCCACATCGAGACCAGCCGCCCCCTCAACCAGATGGATACCGGCCTGCTGAGCCTGTTTACCGAGAACATCATAGTGGCGCTGGAGAATATCCGGCTCAACGAGGTGATCGGCGACAACCAGCGGGAGATCATCTATCGCATCGGCGAGCTGGTGGAGACCCGCTCCAAGGAGTCCGGCATGCACGTCAAGCGGGTGGCGCTCTATACCGAGCTGTTCTGCCAGTTGCTCGGCATGCAGGAGGAGCGCTGCGAGCTCATCAAGCGCGCCTCACCCCTGCACGACATCGGCAAGGTGGGCATTCCCGACGCCATCTTGCACAAACCGGGCAAGCTCACCCCCGAGGAGTGGGAGATCATGAAGACCCATGCCCAGCTCGGGCAGGACATGCTCTCCGGCAGCGATCTGGCGCTGTTCCAGATAGGTGCCACCATCGCCGGCAGCCACCACGAGAAATGGAACGGCAGCGGCTACCCCCGTGGACTCGGCGGCGAGGCCATCCCGCTGGAGGGGCGCATCGTCGCCCTGGCCGATGTGTTCGACGCCCTGGGCTCGGATCGCTGCTACAAGAAAGCCTGGCCACAGGATCAGGTGCTGGCGCTGATCGAAGCCGAGCGGGGTCAACACTTCGACCCCCAGCTGGTTGATCTGATGCTGGCCAACCTGGACAAGTTCCTCGACATCCGCGATCAGTACAAGGACACCTACCTCGGGGAACATTGA
- the gloB gene encoding hydroxyacylglutathione hydrolase, whose amino-acid sequence MYSVITIPAFNDNYIWLIRHENHCLVVDPGEAAPVLARLEALGLELDAILLTHHHKDHVGGVGELLGQFPHARLYGPRHDPMPDHQGQWLEDGDQIGWHGLNLEVMHVPGHTLGHIAYYGNGMLFCGDTLFSAGCGRLFEGTPAQMYASLQRLAALPDDTLLYCAHEYTLSNLRFAHAVEPDNPAIQRQIGLISKLRQQGLPSLPSRLGDERHFNVFIRCEQDSVKFSAEKYALKCLENPEDTFATLRRWKDVF is encoded by the coding sequence ATGTATAGCGTCATCACAATTCCCGCTTTCAACGACAACTACATCTGGTTGATCCGACACGAAAATCACTGCCTGGTTGTCGATCCGGGCGAGGCTGCGCCCGTGCTGGCACGGCTCGAGGCCCTGGGGCTGGAGCTCGATGCCATCCTGCTGACCCACCATCACAAAGATCATGTGGGTGGCGTGGGCGAACTGCTCGGTCAATTCCCCCACGCTCGCCTGTATGGCCCCAGACATGATCCCATGCCGGATCATCAGGGGCAGTGGCTGGAAGATGGCGACCAGATCGGCTGGCATGGCCTGAACCTGGAGGTCATGCACGTGCCCGGCCACACCCTTGGTCACATCGCCTATTACGGCAACGGCATGCTGTTTTGCGGCGATACCCTGTTCTCCGCCGGTTGCGGCCGTCTGTTTGAAGGCACCCCGGCCCAGATGTACGCCTCCTTGCAACGGTTGGCGGCCCTGCCCGACGACACCCTTCTCTACTGTGCCCACGAGTACACCCTCTCCAACCTGCGTTTCGCCCACGCGGTGGAGCCGGACAACCCGGCGATCCAGCGCCAGATCGGGCTGATCAGCAAGCTGCGCCAACAGGGTCTTCCGAGTCTCCCCTCCCGTCTGGGAGATGAGCGCCATTTCAACGTATTTATCCGCTGCGAGCAGGACTCAGTGAAATTTTCTGCTGAAAAATACGCCCTGAAATGCTTGGAAAATCCAGAGGATACCTTCGCCACCTTGCGTCGCTGGAAGGACGTTTTTTGA
- the yciA gene encoding acyl-CoA thioester hydrolase YciA, giving the protein MMVDTLRHPDGELLLRTLAMPADTNPNGDIFGGWIMSQMDIGGGIMAKELAKGRICTVSVEGMTFHSPVKVGDVVCCYGRCLKVGRSSMRLKLEVWVKPVLRENEAQRYCVTEGVFTYVAIDDQGKSRPVPV; this is encoded by the coding sequence ATGATGGTCGATACCCTGCGTCACCCCGATGGTGAACTGTTGCTGAGAACCCTGGCTATGCCAGCCGATACCAACCCCAATGGCGATATCTTCGGGGGCTGGATCATGTCCCAGATGGATATAGGTGGGGGCATCATGGCCAAGGAGCTGGCAAAGGGGCGCATCTGTACCGTCTCGGTCGAGGGCATGACCTTCCACAGCCCGGTCAAGGTCGGAGACGTGGTGTGCTGCTACGGGCGTTGCCTGAAGGTGGGACGCAGCTCCATGCGGCTGAAGCTGGAGGTCTGGGTCAAACCGGTGCTGCGGGAGAACGAAGCCCAGCGTTACTGCGTGACCGAAGGGGTATTTACCTATGTCGCCATCGACGATCAGGGGAAATCCCGGCCCGTGCCGGTCTGA
- a CDS encoding methyltransferase domain-containing protein, with the protein MQLARTEQQIAIPTSWSMLPMGDWVAAELQERLDNWCPHLFGYHLLKIGALSAELSCGNSSIRHQVGIAPEGRALDMVGDPLALPVRSASVDACLLAHSLDFSQDPHQVLREAERVLTDDGWLIVSGYNPASLVGLGHYVPFMRQHLPWSARMFTPARVTDWLQLLGCEVMFDERFGFSFMGRQSRVAWWRESLGRDYCRSLASVYVIAARKRRFPITPVRRRWRLPNSMAAPGMARQGG; encoded by the coding sequence ATGCAGCTGGCTCGTACCGAACAACAGATCGCGATCCCGACCAGCTGGTCGATGCTGCCCATGGGCGACTGGGTGGCCGCCGAGCTGCAGGAGCGCCTCGATAACTGGTGCCCGCATCTGTTTGGCTATCATCTGCTGAAAATTGGCGCCCTGAGCGCCGAACTCTCCTGCGGCAACTCCTCCATTCGCCACCAGGTAGGCATCGCCCCCGAGGGGAGGGCGCTGGACATGGTGGGGGATCCTCTCGCCCTGCCGGTGCGCAGTGCCAGCGTGGATGCCTGCCTGCTCGCCCACAGCCTCGATTTTTCCCAGGATCCCCATCAGGTGTTGCGCGAGGCCGAGCGGGTGCTGACCGACGATGGCTGGCTCATCGTCAGCGGCTACAACCCCGCGAGTCTGGTGGGGCTCGGCCATTATGTGCCCTTCATGCGCCAGCACCTGCCCTGGTCGGCACGGATGTTCACCCCGGCCCGGGTGACGGACTGGTTGCAACTGCTGGGGTGCGAGGTGATGTTCGACGAGCGTTTCGGCTTCTCCTTCATGGGCAGGCAGAGCCGGGTAGCCTGGTGGCGGGAGAGCCTAGGGCGGGACTATTGCCGTTCCCTGGCGTCTGTCTATGTCATCGCCGCCCGCAAGCGGCGCTTCCCCATCACGCCGGTACGCCGCCGCTGGCGTCTGCCAAACTCGATGGCGGCACCGGGGATGGCGCGCCAGGGCGGATAA
- a CDS encoding LysM peptidoglycan-binding domain-containing protein, whose product MKLRTALLAALFLSGCQNLSHQDDRAVTAIEPIKSPQVSKKTYKKHSSRMLFGDEQLEEMDDTDNLWVRISDDMQLDSHDNARVRQQRDWLLRNDKHMATIASRAEPYLYLMVEEIERRELPMELITIPMIESMFDPNARSRSNAVGLWQFVPATGKNFGLRHDNWYDGRRDVIASTNAALDYLEYLNRFFDGDWLQTMAAYNAGEGRVRNAIIRNQKAGRPTDYWSLDLPRETRMYVPKILAMADMIRNADKYDVTLPVLANKPQLRTINTGGQIDLNVAAQLAGVSASQLKALNPALKRGMTSPRGPYNLLVPVEYADTLELALADLPQRERSRGVRSYQVTSGDTLSRIAQNHGVSLQQLKLANNLRSNNLRRGQSLIIPNGGKAMVSQAAQSKPQQLASTGGNKIQYQVRSGDNLWSISQAHGVTHADLAKWNGLNAKSALKPGMKLVVWPKQGKGSNKSMVYQVRRGDSLSSIAARFQVAVNDVMRWNQLGKSDYLKPGQELTLFVKNNS is encoded by the coding sequence ATGAAGCTACGAACGGCCTTATTGGCGGCGCTGTTTCTCAGCGGCTGTCAAAACCTGAGCCATCAGGATGACCGGGCGGTAACGGCAATCGAGCCGATCAAATCCCCCCAAGTCAGCAAGAAAACGTACAAGAAACACTCTTCCAGAATGCTGTTCGGCGACGAGCAGTTAGAAGAGATGGATGACACCGATAACCTGTGGGTGCGTATCAGCGATGATATGCAGCTGGACTCGCACGATAATGCCCGAGTCCGCCAGCAGCGTGATTGGTTACTGCGTAATGATAAGCATATGGCGACCATTGCCAGCCGGGCTGAGCCCTACCTGTATCTGATGGTAGAGGAAATCGAACGGCGTGAGCTGCCAATGGAGCTTATTACCATCCCCATGATCGAGAGCATGTTCGATCCCAATGCCCGCTCCCGCAGCAATGCGGTTGGTCTTTGGCAGTTCGTTCCTGCGACCGGCAAGAACTTTGGCCTGCGCCACGACAACTGGTATGACGGTCGTCGCGATGTGATTGCGTCCACCAACGCCGCGCTGGACTATCTGGAGTACCTGAACCGTTTCTTCGACGGTGACTGGCTGCAGACCATGGCCGCCTACAACGCTGGTGAAGGCCGGGTGCGCAACGCCATCATCCGCAACCAGAAGGCCGGTCGACCGACCGACTACTGGTCCCTGGACTTGCCCCGCGAGACCCGGATGTATGTGCCCAAGATCCTGGCCATGGCCGACATGATCCGCAACGCGGACAAGTACGATGTCACCCTGCCGGTGCTGGCCAACAAGCCGCAACTGCGGACCATCAACACCGGTGGCCAGATCGACCTGAACGTGGCGGCGCAACTGGCAGGGGTTTCGGCCTCCCAGCTGAAGGCGCTCAATCCCGCGCTCAAACGTGGCATGACCTCGCCCCGCGGCCCCTACAACCTGTTGGTGCCCGTCGAGTATGCCGACACTCTGGAGCTGGCCCTGGCCGATCTGCCCCAGCGTGAACGCAGCCGTGGCGTGCGCTCCTATCAGGTCACCAGCGGGGATACCCTGTCCCGCATCGCCCAGAATCACGGGGTGAGCCTGCAGCAGCTCAAGCTGGCCAACAACCTGCGCAGCAACAACCTGCGCCGTGGCCAGAGCCTGATCATCCCCAATGGCGGCAAGGCCATGGTGAGCCAGGCCGCCCAGAGCAAGCCGCAGCAGCTCGCCAGCACCGGTGGCAACAAGATCCAGTATCAGGTGCGCTCCGGCGACAACCTGTGGAGCATCAGCCAGGCGCACGGGGTCACCCACGCCGATCTGGCCAAGTGGAACGGTCTGAACGCCAAGTCGGCCCTGAAACCTGGCATGAAGCTGGTGGTCTGGCCGAAGCAGGGCAAGGGCAGCAACAAGTCCATGGTCTATCAGGTGCGCCGCGGAGACTCGCTCTCCTCCATCGCAGCCCGCTTCCAGGTCGCCGTCAACGACGTGATGCGCTGGAACCAGCTTGGCAAGAGCGACTACCTCAAGCCGGGCCAGGAGCTGACCCTGTTCGTGAAGAACAACAGCTGA
- the dnaQ gene encoding DNA polymerase III subunit epsilon, whose protein sequence is MSTPQLNRQIILDTETTGMNTAGGPVYLGHRIIEIGCVEVINRKLTGNHFHVYIKPDRLVDPEAIAVHGITDAFLADKPAFSQIADDFIAFIRGAELIAHNAPFDVSFMDYEFSKLGLGFKTADICGITDTLAMARDLFPGKRNNLDVLCDRYGIDNSHRTLHGALLDAEILADVYLLMTGGQTKLNLASESSESDSNQDTSIRRLADDRAPLRVIRASDEVVATHESRLDLVQKKGGACLWRQ, encoded by the coding sequence ATGAGCACACCCCAACTGAATCGCCAGATCATTCTGGATACTGAAACCACAGGTATGAACACGGCAGGCGGTCCCGTCTACCTCGGCCACCGCATCATCGAGATCGGCTGTGTGGAGGTGATCAACCGCAAGCTGACCGGCAACCATTTCCATGTCTATATCAAACCGGATCGGCTGGTGGACCCCGAGGCCATCGCGGTGCACGGCATCACGGATGCCTTCCTGGCGGACAAACCCGCGTTCAGCCAGATAGCGGACGACTTCATCGCGTTCATTCGCGGCGCCGAGCTCATCGCCCACAACGCGCCCTTCGACGTGAGCTTCATGGACTACGAGTTCAGCAAGCTCGGCCTGGGTTTCAAGACGGCGGACATCTGCGGCATCACGGATACCCTGGCGATGGCGCGGGATCTTTTCCCCGGCAAGCGCAACAACCTGGACGTTTTGTGCGATCGCTACGGCATCGACAACTCTCACCGTACCCTGCACGGGGCCTTGCTGGATGCGGAGATCCTGGCGGACGTCTACCTGCTGATGACCGGTGGCCAGACCAAGCTCAATCTGGCCAGCGAGAGCAGTGAAAGCGACAGCAATCAGGACACCAGCATTCGCCGACTGGCGGACGATAGAGCCCCTCTGCGGGTGATCCGCGCCAGCGACGAGGTGGTCGCGACCCATGAGTCGCGCCTCGATCTGGTGCAAAAAAAGGGAGGAGCCTGCCTGTGGCGGCAATGA